In Pseudomonas alcaliphila JAB1, a single window of DNA contains:
- a CDS encoding di-heme oxidoredictase family protein yields MALTLIACEQQPHFTAAEPGEALSAGAATVRKFDHNAFSLPSANLAPSRRLDFAVGNSFFRNPWVTAPATTTARDGLGPLFNTNACQNCHIKDGRGHPPGPDAVSAASMLVRLSLPAGPEHAQVLIRQGVVAEPTYGTQLQDMANPGVAPEGKVRVTYSSVPVRFADGTPVELRKPELQISQLGYGAMHPDTLFSTRIAPPMIGLGLLEAIAEADILAGADPDDADGDGISGRPNQVWDRQQQRSVLGRFGWKASQPNLNQQNADAFANDMGLTSSLIPHDNCTPAQADCLAAPHGGEPEVSDNILASVLFYSRNLGVPARRDVDAPEVLKGKSLFHQAGCQKCHTPSFTTSAAAAEPELANQLIRPYTDMLLHDMGEGLADGREEFLASGREWRTTPLWGIGLTQAVNGHTQFLHDGRARNLLEAILWHGGEAEAAKLHVLKFDADERAALLAFLNSL; encoded by the coding sequence ATGGCCCTGACTCTGATCGCTTGCGAGCAGCAACCGCACTTCACCGCAGCAGAACCCGGCGAGGCCCTTTCTGCCGGTGCGGCGACGGTACGCAAGTTCGATCACAACGCCTTCTCCCTGCCCTCGGCCAACCTGGCTCCCAGCCGTCGCCTGGATTTCGCAGTGGGCAACAGCTTCTTCCGCAATCCCTGGGTCACGGCGCCAGCCACCACCACCGCACGCGATGGCCTGGGCCCGCTGTTCAATACCAATGCCTGCCAGAACTGCCATATCAAGGATGGTCGCGGCCATCCGCCGGGGCCAGATGCGGTCAGCGCCGCCTCCATGCTGGTGCGTCTGTCACTGCCCGCCGGCCCCGAGCATGCGCAAGTGCTGATACGCCAGGGCGTGGTCGCCGAGCCCACCTACGGCACCCAGCTGCAGGACATGGCCAACCCGGGCGTAGCGCCAGAAGGCAAGGTGCGCGTGACTTACAGCAGCGTACCGGTGCGTTTTGCCGACGGTACACCGGTGGAGCTGCGTAAACCCGAGCTGCAGATCAGCCAGCTGGGCTATGGCGCCATGCATCCGGACACCCTGTTCTCCACTCGCATCGCCCCGCCGATGATCGGCCTCGGCCTGCTCGAAGCCATTGCCGAAGCCGATATCCTGGCAGGCGCCGACCCGGACGACGCCGATGGTGATGGTATTTCCGGTCGCCCCAATCAGGTCTGGGACCGCCAGCAGCAGCGCAGTGTGCTCGGCCGTTTTGGCTGGAAGGCTAGCCAGCCCAATCTCAATCAGCAGAATGCCGATGCCTTCGCCAACGACATGGGCCTTACCAGTTCGCTGATCCCCCATGACAACTGCACCCCGGCGCAAGCCGATTGCCTGGCCGCGCCCCATGGTGGCGAACCGGAGGTCAGCGACAACATCCTGGCCAGCGTACTGTTCTACAGTCGCAACCTGGGCGTGCCGGCCCGGCGTGACGTCGATGCGCCCGAGGTGCTCAAGGGCAAGAGCCTGTTCCATCAGGCCGGCTGCCAGAAATGCCACACGCCCAGCTTCACTACGTCGGCCGCTGCCGCCGAGCCGGAACTGGCCAACCAGTTGATCCGTCCTTATACAGACATGCTGCTGCATGACATGGGCGAAGGCCTAGCCGATGGCCGCGAGGAGTTTCTCGCCAGCGGTCGCGAATGGCGCACGACGCCGTTGTGGGGCATTGGCCTGACGCAAGCGGTCAATGGTCACACTCAGTTCCTGCATGACGGCCGTGCACGCAACCTGCTGGAAGCCATTCTCTGGCACGGTGGCGAGGCCGAAGCGGCCAAACTGCATGTGCTGAAATTCGATGCCGACGAGCGAGCAGCACTGCTCGCCTTCCTGAATTCCCTTTGA
- a CDS encoding imelysin family protein yields the protein MLHKTLIASLLGLALVGCGQQDPQAKVSAALTDGVLLPAYSSWQEADRQLAANAEAFCAGSTDLSAARQAFLGAQSAWAGLQPLLVGPLAEGNRAWQIQFWPDKKNLVQRQVEALLKNKPQLSADDLSNASVVVQGLTAYEYILFDPNLDLAQAEQKARYCPLLQAIGKHQQALAAQIVGEWQAKSGMAEQLKTFPNERYADANEAIAELLRVQVSALDGLKKKLGAPMGRQSKGIAQPYQAEAWRSAGSLANQGAALASAELLWHGSNRDGIQSLLGDDQADLAKRIDAAYQDTRQRLAALDSPLGELLADEAGRTALNELYDSLNRLHRLQESELAKALDVQIGFNAHDGD from the coding sequence ATGTTGCACAAAACCCTGATCGCCTCCCTGCTCGGCCTGGCCCTGGTCGGCTGTGGCCAACAGGACCCGCAAGCCAAGGTCAGCGCTGCGCTGACCGATGGCGTGCTGTTGCCGGCTTACAGCAGTTGGCAGGAAGCTGACCGCCAGTTGGCGGCCAATGCCGAAGCCTTCTGCGCAGGGAGCACCGATCTGAGTGCCGCTCGCCAGGCCTTTCTCGGCGCGCAAAGCGCCTGGGCCGGCCTGCAGCCATTGCTGGTCGGGCCGCTGGCCGAAGGCAACCGCGCCTGGCAAATCCAGTTCTGGCCGGACAAGAAGAACCTGGTGCAGCGCCAGGTCGAAGCATTGCTGAAGAACAAGCCGCAGCTGAGTGCGGATGACCTGTCCAATGCCAGCGTGGTGGTTCAGGGCCTGACCGCCTACGAATACATTCTTTTCGACCCCAATCTGGACCTCGCCCAGGCCGAACAGAAAGCGCGCTATTGCCCACTGCTGCAAGCCATCGGCAAACACCAGCAGGCACTGGCAGCACAGATCGTCGGCGAATGGCAGGCCAAATCTGGCATGGCCGAACAGCTGAAGACATTCCCCAACGAGCGCTACGCCGACGCCAACGAAGCCATCGCCGAACTGTTGCGCGTACAGGTCAGCGCCCTGGATGGCCTGAAGAAGAAACTCGGCGCGCCGATGGGCCGGCAGAGCAAGGGCATCGCCCAGCCCTATCAGGCCGAAGCCTGGCGCAGTGCCGGCAGCCTGGCCAACCAGGGCGCCGCACTGGCCAGTGCCGAACTGCTGTGGCACGGCAGCAACCGTGACGGTATTCAGTCGCTGCTGGGCGACGACCAGGCCGACCTGGCAAAACGCATCGACGCCGCTTACCAGGACACCCGTCAGCGCCTGGCCGCACTCGACAGTCCCCTGGGTGAGCTGCTCGCCGATGAAGCCGGGCGCACCGCCCTGAACGAGCTGTACGACAGCCTCAATCGCCTGCACCGCCTGCAGGAAAGCGAGCTGGCCAAGGCGCTCGACGTGCAGATCGGCTTCAACGCCCACGACGGGGATTGA
- a CDS encoding DUF1513 domain-containing protein: MQRRAFLGLSAAAASFAAAGAFGGWTLFGPSGQPLLLSARDDGDGNHYAVGYRLDGQRAFATPVNERCHDVVPHPALPMALFVGRRPSTESYLIDTRDGRLLHTLSSPAGRHFNGHAVFHKGGEWLYTTENDTTEPGRGVIGVYRLQGEQLLRDAEHSSHGVGPHQLLWMPDGETLVVANGGIRTEAESRVEMNLDAMQASLVLIRRDGSLVSQEYLADQQNSIRHLAVARDGTVVSGQQYMGDLHDQVPLLAIKRPGQPFQPFPLGETQRVAMNQYTASVAIHDELRLLALTAPRGNRFFIWDLDSAQVRLDVPLPDCAGVGAVADGFVVTSGQGRCRLYDCRGERIVTNALQLPAGLWDNHLRLA; this comes from the coding sequence ATGCAACGCAGAGCCTTCCTCGGCCTCAGTGCAGCCGCTGCCAGCTTCGCGGCGGCAGGCGCCTTCGGTGGCTGGACGCTGTTCGGCCCATCCGGCCAGCCGTTGCTCTTGTCAGCCCGTGACGACGGCGACGGCAACCACTACGCCGTCGGCTATCGCCTCGATGGTCAGCGCGCCTTCGCCACACCAGTGAACGAACGCTGCCACGATGTGGTGCCGCACCCCGCCCTGCCGATGGCCCTGTTCGTCGGTCGCCGGCCGAGCACCGAGAGCTACCTGATCGACACCCGCGACGGCCGCCTGCTGCATACGCTGAGCTCGCCGGCCGGACGCCACTTCAACGGCCACGCGGTGTTCCACAAAGGCGGCGAATGGCTGTACACCACCGAAAACGACACCACCGAGCCAGGCCGGGGCGTCATTGGCGTTTATCGCCTGCAGGGTGAGCAACTGCTGCGCGACGCTGAACACAGCAGCCACGGCGTCGGCCCGCACCAACTGCTGTGGATGCCCGATGGCGAAACCCTGGTGGTGGCCAACGGCGGCATCCGTACCGAAGCGGAAAGCCGCGTGGAGATGAACCTCGACGCCATGCAGGCCAGCCTGGTGCTGATCAGGCGCGACGGCAGCCTGGTCAGCCAGGAGTATCTGGCCGACCAGCAGAACAGCATCCGCCACCTGGCTGTCGCGCGTGACGGCACGGTGGTCAGCGGCCAGCAATACATGGGCGATCTGCATGATCAGGTGCCGCTGCTGGCGATCAAGCGCCCCGGCCAGCCGTTCCAGCCTTTTCCTCTGGGCGAGACGCAACGCGTGGCCATGAACCAGTACACCGCCAGCGTGGCCATTCACGACGAGCTGCGCCTGCTGGCGCTGACCGCACCGCGCGGCAACCGCTTCTTTATCTGGGATCTGGACAGCGCTCAGGTGCGCCTGGATGTGCCATTGCCAGACTGTGCAGGCGTTGGCGCGGTTGCCGACGGTTTCGTCGTGACCTCGGGTCAGGGCCGTTGCCGCCTGTACGATTGCCGCGGTGAGCGCATCGTTACCAACGCCCTGCAGCTACCGGCCGGCCTGTGGGACAACCACCTACGCCTGGCCTGA
- a CDS encoding LacI family DNA-binding transcriptional regulator, with translation MGRKPAGIRSSAAPTLIDVARVAGVSPITVSRALGRPEVVTDATRKRVLEAVRATGYVPNLAAGSLASSRSRLVAIFLPTIANSIFADTVQALTDRLAAAGYQTLLGLTGYSPEQEEALLEAVLGRRPDGIVLTGTEHTQASRERLARVGIPLVEAWDLCEHPVDMLVGFSHEAVGQAVARYLIGKGYRRVSVVGIDDPRGLRRYRSLVEALQGHVRAPVAAQILPAPATLAVGREGLARLLQEDVAGEVVVCSSDTVAQGVLAEALSRGLRIPQDLAVMGFGDLSSAAHTYPPLSTVRVDGPRIGCAIADALLARFAEPAAARQPLRLDVGFELIERGSA, from the coding sequence ATGGGCAGGAAACCTGCTGGCATCCGCAGCAGTGCGGCCCCGACGCTGATCGATGTCGCCAGGGTCGCGGGGGTGTCGCCGATCACCGTATCGCGGGCACTGGGCCGCCCGGAGGTGGTCACCGATGCCACCCGCAAGCGCGTACTGGAAGCGGTGCGGGCGACCGGTTACGTGCCCAATCTCGCCGCAGGTTCTCTGGCGTCCAGCCGCAGTCGGCTGGTGGCGATCTTCCTGCCGACCATTGCCAACTCGATTTTCGCTGACACCGTGCAGGCGTTGACTGACCGCCTCGCGGCTGCCGGTTACCAGACCTTGCTGGGCCTTACCGGCTACAGCCCCGAGCAGGAGGAGGCCTTGCTCGAGGCGGTGTTGGGGCGTCGGCCGGACGGCATTGTCCTGACTGGCACCGAGCACACCCAGGCGAGCCGTGAGCGCCTGGCGCGGGTGGGCATTCCGCTGGTCGAGGCCTGGGATCTGTGCGAACACCCGGTGGACATGCTGGTCGGCTTTTCGCACGAGGCTGTGGGCCAGGCGGTAGCGCGCTATCTGATCGGCAAGGGCTATCGCCGGGTCTCGGTCGTGGGCATTGATGACCCACGCGGTCTGCGCCGTTATCGAAGCCTGGTGGAGGCGCTGCAGGGCCATGTGAGAGCTCCCGTGGCAGCGCAGATCCTGCCTGCACCGGCGACCTTGGCGGTCGGCCGCGAAGGTCTTGCGCGTCTGCTGCAGGAAGATGTGGCCGGCGAAGTGGTGGTCTGCAGTTCCGATACGGTGGCGCAAGGCGTGTTGGCCGAGGCGCTCAGCCGTGGCCTGCGCATTCCACAAGATCTTGCCGTGATGGGTTTCGGCGACCTGTCCAGTGCGGCGCACACTTACCCGCCGCTTTCTACCGTGCGGGTGGATGGGCCGCGTATCGGCTGCGCCATCGCCGATGCTCTGCTGGCGCGCTTCGCCGAGCCTGCGGCGGCGCGTCAGCCGCTGCGCCTGGACGTGGGGTTCGAACTGATCGAGCGCGGCAGCGCCTGA
- a CDS encoding NAD(P)-dependent oxidoreductase, translating to MTTISSELRPFNRLLLTGAAGGLGKVLRERLRPYANILRLSDIGEMAPAAGPHEEVVRCDLADKAAVHQLIEGVDAILHFGGVSVERPFEEILGANICGVFHVYEAARRHGVKRVVFASSNHVIGFYKQDEHLDANCLRRPDGYYGLSKSYGEDMASFYFDRYGIETVSIRIGSSFPEPANRRMMSTWLSYDDLTHLLERCLYTENVGHTVVYGMSDNRDVWWDNSQAAHLGFKPKDSSEVFRDKVEAQPMPAADDPARIYQGGAFVAAGPFGDD from the coding sequence ATGACCACGATATCCAGCGAACTGCGCCCCTTCAATCGCCTGCTGCTGACCGGCGCTGCCGGCGGACTGGGCAAGGTACTGCGCGAACGTCTGCGCCCCTACGCCAATATCCTGCGTCTGTCCGACATCGGTGAGATGGCCCCTGCTGCCGGCCCCCACGAAGAAGTGGTGCGTTGCGACCTGGCAGACAAAGCTGCCGTGCATCAACTGATCGAAGGTGTCGACGCCATCCTGCACTTCGGCGGCGTCTCGGTCGAGCGCCCCTTCGAAGAAATCCTCGGCGCCAACATCTGCGGCGTGTTCCATGTCTACGAGGCGGCCCGCCGCCATGGCGTGAAACGCGTGGTGTTCGCCAGCTCCAACCACGTCATCGGTTTCTACAAGCAGGACGAGCATCTCGACGCCAACTGCCTGCGCCGCCCGGATGGCTACTACGGCCTGTCCAAGTCCTATGGCGAGGACATGGCCAGCTTCTACTTCGATCGCTACGGCATCGAAACCGTCAGCATCCGCATCGGCTCCTCGTTCCCCGAACCCGCCAACCGCCGCATGATGAGCACCTGGCTGAGCTACGACGACCTTACCCACCTGCTCGAACGCTGCCTCTATACCGAGAACGTCGGCCACACCGTGGTCTACGGCATGTCGGATAACCGCGATGTGTGGTGGGACAACAGCCAGGCCGCACACCTGGGCTTCAAGCCCAAGGACAGCTCGGAAGTCTTCCGCGACAAGGTGGAAGCGCAGCCGATGCCGGCCGCCGACGATCCGGCGCGCATCTACCAGGGCGGCGCCTTCGTTGCCGCCGGCCCGTTCGGCGACGACTGA
- a CDS encoding SMP-30/gluconolactonase/LRE family protein, whose protein sequence is MTAELIVDARNATGESPVWNAAEQALYWADIPAARLHRWSAADGQTQSWQADEMLACIAMHPAGGWLAGMQSGIFHLRPQDDGSVQAERLAQVEHARPQMRFNDGRCDRQGRFWAGTMLLDMAQGARVGALYRYDGQLQQVLDDFIVPNGLAFSPDGRTMYLSDSHPSVQSVWAFDYDIDSGTPHNRRLFIDMKQHPGRPDGAAMDVDGCYWICGNDEGLVHRFTPDGRLDRSLAVPVKKPAMCAFGGANLDTLFVTSIRPGGDLSEQPLAGGVFALQAGVCGIEEPAFQP, encoded by the coding sequence ATGACAGCCGAACTGATTGTCGATGCGCGCAACGCCACGGGCGAAAGCCCGGTGTGGAACGCTGCCGAACAGGCTCTTTACTGGGCCGACATCCCTGCCGCCCGCCTGCATCGCTGGTCCGCGGCAGATGGCCAGACGCAGAGCTGGCAGGCCGACGAGATGCTTGCCTGCATCGCCATGCACCCCGCTGGCGGCTGGCTCGCCGGCATGCAGAGCGGCATCTTCCATCTACGCCCGCAGGACGATGGCAGCGTACAGGCCGAGCGCCTGGCACAGGTCGAACATGCCCGCCCGCAGATGCGTTTCAACGATGGTCGCTGCGACCGCCAAGGCCGCTTCTGGGCCGGCACCATGCTGCTGGATATGGCCCAAGGCGCGCGCGTCGGCGCGCTGTATCGCTACGACGGCCAACTGCAACAGGTGCTCGACGACTTCATCGTGCCCAACGGCCTGGCCTTCAGCCCTGACGGCCGCACCATGTACCTCTCCGACTCGCACCCCAGCGTGCAGAGCGTCTGGGCTTTCGATTACGACATTGATAGCGGCACACCGCACAACCGTCGTCTGTTCATCGACATGAAGCAGCATCCGGGTCGCCCGGACGGCGCAGCGATGGACGTCGATGGTTGCTACTGGATCTGCGGCAATGACGAAGGCTTGGTCCACCGTTTCACCCCCGACGGCCGACTCGATCGCTCGCTCGCCGTGCCGGTGAAGAAGCCGGCTATGTGCGCCTTCGGTGGCGCCAATCTGGACACCTTGTTCGTCACTTCGATCCGCCCCGGCGGCGATCTTTCCGAACAGCCTCTGGCCGGTGGTGTATTCGCCCTGCAAGCCGGCGTGTGCGGTATCGAGGAGCCTGCCTTCCAACCCTGA
- a CDS encoding TRAP transporter substrate-binding protein — MNLKRKLLLATLPLALGLSSFVQAEMTLKIAEIHPAGYPTVVAMENLGKKLEAATNGEIKSRMFAGGVLGSEKEVIEQTQIGAVQLTRVSLGSVGSVVPATNVFNMPFVFRDVDHMRKIIDGEIGQEILDAITNSDFNMVGLAWMDGGSRSLYTKKPIRSIEDLKGMKIRVMGNPLFIDTLNAMGANGIAMDTGEIFSALQSGVIDGAENNPPTLLEHNHFRAAKYYTQTHHLILPEPLLMSKTTWNKLTPEQQELVKKLAKEAQLEERQLWDEKSASSVEKLKAEGVEFIEIDTKPFYDATAPVREKYGAQFVELIQRIEAVQ, encoded by the coding sequence ATGAACCTCAAACGTAAGTTGCTTCTCGCCACACTTCCGCTAGCGCTCGGTCTGTCCTCCTTCGTACAGGCCGAGATGACGCTGAAGATTGCCGAAATCCACCCTGCTGGCTACCCGACCGTAGTCGCCATGGAAAACCTCGGCAAGAAGCTGGAAGCTGCCACCAACGGCGAGATCAAATCCCGCATGTTCGCCGGCGGCGTTCTCGGCTCCGAGAAGGAAGTCATCGAGCAGACCCAGATCGGCGCCGTCCAGCTGACCCGCGTCAGCCTTGGTTCGGTCGGTTCGGTGGTTCCGGCCACCAACGTGTTCAACATGCCGTTCGTGTTCCGCGACGTCGACCACATGCGCAAGATCATCGACGGTGAGATCGGCCAGGAAATCCTCGACGCCATCACCAACTCCGACTTCAACATGGTCGGTCTGGCATGGATGGACGGCGGCAGCCGCAGCCTCTACACCAAGAAGCCGATACGCAGCATCGAAGACCTGAAAGGTATGAAGATCCGCGTAATGGGCAACCCGCTGTTCATCGACACCCTCAACGCCATGGGTGCAAACGGTATCGCCATGGACACCGGTGAAATCTTCAGCGCCCTGCAGAGCGGCGTGATCGACGGCGCCGAGAACAACCCGCCTACCCTGCTCGAGCACAACCATTTCCGCGCCGCCAAGTACTACACCCAGACCCACCACCTGATCCTGCCCGAGCCGCTGCTGATGTCCAAGACCACCTGGAACAAGCTGACGCCGGAACAGCAGGAACTGGTCAAGAAACTGGCCAAGGAAGCGCAACTGGAAGAGCGCCAACTGTGGGACGAGAAAAGCGCCAGCAGCGTAGAGAAACTCAAGGCTGAAGGCGTCGAATTCATCGAAATCGATACCAAGCCCTTCTACGACGCGACCGCCCCGGTTCGTGAGAAGTACGGCGCGCAGTTCGTTGAACTAATTCAGCGTATCGAAGCCGTTCAGTAA
- a CDS encoding TRAP transporter small permease: protein MKNLVLGVNDAIYRACIATAGLAIVIMALIIPWGVFSRYVLGQGLGWPEPISVLLMVLFTFVGAAAGYRAGAHMAVTSLTDRLPQTLAPLITLFVRLVMGGIALFMLIWGYKLCVATWNQYLSTLPSVRVGISYMPIPVGGFITLLFVIEQLLYGDQHKRRAVDFEHTEDSKEAA, encoded by the coding sequence ATGAAAAACCTGGTTCTGGGCGTCAATGACGCCATCTACCGTGCCTGTATCGCGACCGCCGGCCTGGCAATCGTGATCATGGCTTTGATCATCCCCTGGGGCGTATTCAGCCGTTACGTGCTGGGTCAAGGACTGGGCTGGCCCGAGCCGATTTCAGTGCTATTGATGGTGCTGTTCACCTTCGTCGGTGCCGCTGCCGGCTACCGTGCAGGTGCCCACATGGCCGTGACCTCACTGACCGATCGCCTGCCACAAACCCTGGCACCGCTGATCACATTGTTCGTACGCCTGGTCATGGGCGGCATCGCGCTGTTCATGCTGATTTGGGGTTACAAGCTCTGCGTAGCGACCTGGAACCAGTACCTCAGCACCCTGCCCTCGGTACGCGTCGGCATCAGCTACATGCCAATCCCGGTGGGCGGTTTCATCACCCTCCTGTTCGTCATCGAACAACTGCTGTACGGCGATCAACATAAGCGCCGTGCCGTCGACTTCGAACACACTGAAGATTCCAAGGAGGCCGCGTAA